The Paraburkholderia acidisoli genome contains a region encoding:
- a CDS encoding acid phosphatase, whose amino-acid sequence MINRKWFYATPIAAAAAAMMVAACGGSDDNKPTLASVKNIVVIYAENRSFDNLYGSFPNANGLQNVTAASAQQLDRDGTVLATLPTVWNGLTHTGVTPVITAAMTANMANAPFAIDDPNGFNAPLSATTRDLYHRFYENQMQIDGGKNDKFAAWADSGGLVMGHYSTSAQQLPLWKIAQQYALADNFFMGAFGGSFLNHQWLICACTPYYTNANTSPAATSVSAVDADGVSLTIASDSPKSALTGVPKFVKSGTLTPDYYAVNTMQPPYQPSGNKAASGGDPNLADPSQATTMPAQTATTIGDLMSNANVSWAWYGGAWGAAVSAVQNSTSNVIYGADMTVPNFQPHHQPFNYFANYAPGTNARSTHLLDGGLNGSEFIKAIDAGTLPQVSFYKPQGNLNEHAGYTDVQSGDQHIADVIAHLQKSPQWNNMVVVVTYDENGGFWDHVAPPKGDRWGPGSRIPALVISPFAKKNFVDHTQYDTTSILRLITRRFALPQLPGLVSRDAALKSNGGQAMGDLTNSLDVKL is encoded by the coding sequence ATGATCAACAGGAAGTGGTTCTATGCGACGCCGATCGCAGCGGCAGCCGCCGCGATGATGGTCGCGGCCTGCGGTGGCAGTGACGACAACAAGCCCACGCTGGCGTCGGTGAAGAACATCGTCGTGATCTACGCGGAAAACCGCAGCTTCGACAACCTCTACGGCAGCTTCCCGAACGCCAACGGTCTGCAGAACGTGACGGCGGCAAGCGCCCAGCAGCTCGACCGCGACGGCACCGTGCTCGCCACGCTGCCGACCGTGTGGAACGGCCTCACGCACACGGGCGTGACGCCCGTCATCACGGCCGCGATGACGGCGAACATGGCGAACGCGCCGTTCGCCATCGACGATCCGAACGGCTTCAACGCACCGCTTTCGGCCACGACGCGCGACCTGTATCACCGCTTCTACGAGAACCAGATGCAGATCGACGGCGGCAAGAACGACAAGTTCGCCGCATGGGCCGACTCGGGCGGTCTCGTGATGGGTCACTACTCCACGAGCGCGCAGCAACTGCCGCTCTGGAAGATCGCCCAGCAATACGCGCTCGCCGACAACTTCTTCATGGGCGCGTTCGGCGGCTCGTTCCTGAACCACCAGTGGCTCATCTGCGCGTGCACGCCGTACTACACGAACGCGAACACGAGCCCGGCTGCCACCTCGGTTTCGGCGGTCGACGCGGACGGCGTGTCGCTCACGATCGCCAGCGATTCGCCGAAGTCGGCGCTCACCGGCGTGCCGAAGTTCGTGAAGTCGGGCACGCTCACGCCTGACTACTACGCGGTCAACACGATGCAGCCGCCGTATCAGCCGAGCGGCAACAAGGCGGCTTCGGGCGGCGATCCGAATCTGGCCGACCCGTCGCAAGCCACGACGATGCCGGCGCAAACCGCGACGACGATCGGCGATCTGATGTCGAATGCGAACGTCTCGTGGGCATGGTATGGCGGCGCGTGGGGCGCAGCGGTCAGCGCCGTGCAGAACAGCACGTCGAACGTGATCTACGGCGCGGACATGACGGTGCCGAACTTCCAGCCGCACCACCAGCCGTTCAACTACTTCGCGAACTACGCGCCGGGCACCAACGCGCGCTCGACCCACCTGCTGGACGGCGGTCTGAACGGTTCGGAGTTCATCAAGGCGATCGACGCGGGCACGCTGCCGCAAGTCTCGTTCTACAAGCCGCAGGGCAACCTGAACGAACACGCGGGTTACACCGACGTGCAAAGCGGCGACCAGCATATCGCGGACGTGATCGCGCATCTGCAGAAGAGCCCGCAGTGGAACAACATGGTCGTGGTCGTGACGTACGACGAAAACGGCGGCTTCTGGGATCACGTCGCGCCGCCGAAGGGCGACCGCTGGGGTCCGGGCTCGCGTATTCCGGCGCTCGTCATCTCGCCGTTCGCGAAGAAGAACTTCGTCGACCATACGCAATACGACACGACGTCGATCCTGCGCCTGATCACGCGCCGCTTCGCGCTGCCGCAACTGCCGGGTCTCGTTTCCCGCGACGCCGCGCTCAAGAGCAACGGCGGCCAGGCGATGGGCGATCTGACGAATTCGCTCGACGTGAAGCTGTAA
- a CDS encoding helix-turn-helix domain-containing protein produces MALKTTAFDAADVLDSPEAQFEFLRLAYEEGDAERIDESIEIVTRARALVAAKNCKP; encoded by the coding sequence ATGGCACTGAAAACCACCGCGTTTGACGCAGCCGACGTGCTCGACTCGCCGGAGGCGCAATTCGAATTTCTTAGGTTGGCATATGAGGAAGGCGATGCGGAACGCATCGACGAATCAATCGAAATCGTCACTCGCGCAAGAGCCCTTGTAGCCGCAAAAAATTGCAAGCCTTGA
- a CDS encoding tyrosine-type recombinase/integrase yields MNKENFTPERISGYRCESGRQQTIYWDKKQQGLGLRVTASGSKAFVCEGRLFGKTVRITIGSPDIWPLERVVTVDHSTGDKIERVGARQEAARLKALFDRDIDPREQKAEQRAAHEARQLESRRKDAAVEDAWHKYLAAHRSKWSERHYEDHQRAAQAGGEKKRRGAGLTVAGPLAPLMQLRLSDLNAAHIASWMNAEVQLRPTNAEQAYRKLRAFIRWCDEQQEFSKLVPEGAYSARAVRDAVPRPKAKGDCLQREQLATWFEAVGRINNQVISIYLQALLLTGARREELAGLRWNDVDFRWLSLHVSDKIEKETGRYIPLTPYLAHLLLKLKQANDTAPPARAIAPHTGEDPAWKPSEWVFSSPRSADGKIAEPRIAHKKAQKSAGLPNISLHGLRRSFSTLSEWVECPVGVVAQIQGHKPSALAEKHYRRRSIDLLRLWHNRIEAWMLVEAGIEFVTEDNNPTM; encoded by the coding sequence ATGAACAAAGAAAATTTCACGCCGGAACGCATTTCGGGGTATCGATGCGAAAGCGGCCGCCAGCAGACTATTTATTGGGATAAGAAACAGCAAGGCTTAGGATTGCGCGTTACGGCTTCAGGCTCGAAAGCGTTCGTGTGTGAAGGCCGCTTGTTTGGCAAGACTGTTCGCATCACCATCGGTTCTCCTGACATTTGGCCGCTAGAACGCGTCGTCACCGTCGATCATTCGACTGGCGATAAAATTGAGCGCGTTGGTGCGCGACAAGAGGCAGCACGACTAAAAGCACTTTTCGATCGCGACATTGACCCACGCGAACAAAAGGCTGAACAGCGCGCGGCCCATGAGGCCCGCCAGCTAGAGTCGCGACGCAAAGATGCGGCCGTGGAGGATGCGTGGCATAAATATCTTGCAGCTCATCGCAGCAAATGGAGCGAGCGACATTACGAAGATCACCAACGAGCCGCGCAAGCTGGCGGCGAGAAAAAGCGCCGAGGCGCCGGACTGACGGTCGCAGGTCCGCTTGCACCGTTAATGCAACTTAGACTCTCCGATCTCAATGCTGCGCACATTGCTTCATGGATGAATGCGGAGGTACAACTTCGACCGACTAACGCGGAACAGGCTTATCGCAAGTTACGTGCATTTATCCGCTGGTGCGACGAACAACAGGAATTTAGCAAGCTAGTACCGGAAGGCGCTTATTCCGCGCGCGCTGTACGAGATGCAGTGCCACGCCCGAAGGCAAAGGGAGATTGCCTCCAGCGCGAACAATTGGCGACGTGGTTTGAAGCTGTCGGCCGGATCAACAATCAGGTAATAAGTATCTACTTGCAAGCGCTTCTTCTAACGGGTGCGCGGCGCGAAGAGCTTGCAGGGCTTCGCTGGAATGATGTTGATTTTCGATGGCTTAGCTTGCACGTTTCCGACAAAATTGAAAAGGAAACAGGGCGCTACATTCCGCTAACGCCTTATCTTGCACATCTTTTGCTTAAATTAAAGCAAGCAAATGACACCGCTCCCCCTGCACGCGCGATAGCGCCTCACACTGGAGAAGATCCTGCATGGAAACCATCGGAATGGGTGTTCTCAAGCCCACGATCGGCAGACGGGAAGATCGCGGAGCCGCGTATAGCCCATAAAAAAGCGCAAAAAAGCGCCGGGCTACCCAACATCAGCCTCCACGGTCTGCGGCGCTCCTTCAGCACGTTATCGGAGTGGGTCGAGTGTCCAGTTGGCGTCGTCGCTCAAATCCAGGGGCACAAACCAAGCGCCTTGGCAGAGAAACATTATCGCCGGCGCAGTATTGATTTGCTGAGGCTTTGGCACAACCGCATCGAAGCGTGGATGCTTGTGGAAGCTGGCATAGAGTTCGTTACAGAAGACAACAATCCAACAATGTGA